One segment of Pan paniscus chromosome 20, NHGRI_mPanPan1-v2.0_pri, whole genome shotgun sequence DNA contains the following:
- the LYPD4 gene encoding ly6/PLAUR domain-containing protein 4 isoform X1: MGPQHLRLVQLFCLLGAISTLPRMSCGAGCYKTQKGAGALLCYEATASRFRAVAFHNWKWLLMRNMVCKLQEGCEETLVFIETGTARGVVGFKGCSSSSSYPAQISYLVSPPGVSIASYSRVCRSYLCNNLTNLEPFVKLKASAPKSITSASHSCPTCVGEHMKDCLPNFVTTNSCPLAASTCYSSTLKFQAGFLNTTFLLMGCAREHNQLLADFHHIGSIKVTEVLNILEKSQIVGAASSRQDPAWGVVLGLLFAFRD, from the exons ATGGGACCCCAGCATTTGAGACTTGTGCAGCTGTTCTGCCTTCTAGGGGCCATCTCCACTCTGCCTCGTATGTCCTGTGGGGCTGGATGCTATAAGACCCAGAAAG GGGCTGGAGCTCTTTTGTGCTATGAAGCAACAGCCTCAAGATTCAGAGCTGTTGCTTTCCATAACTGGAAGTGGCTTCTGATGAGGAACATGGTGTGTAAGCTGCAAGAGGGCTGCGAGGAGACGCTAGTGTTCATTGAGACAG GGACTGCAAGGGGAGTCGTGGGCTTTAAAGGCTGCAGCTCGTCTTCGTCTTACCCTGCGCAAATCTCCTACCTTGTTTCCCCACCCGGAGTGTCCATTGCCTCCTACAGTCGCGTCTGCCGGTCTTATCTCTGCAACAACCTCACcaatttggagccttttgtgaaACTCAAGGCCAGCGCTCCTAAGTCTATCACATCTGCGTCCCATAGCTGCCCGACCTGTGTGGGCGAGCACATGAAGGATTGCCTCCCAAATTTTGTCACCACTAATTCTTGCCCCTTGGCTGCTTCTACGTGTTACAGTTCCACCTTAAAATTTCAGGCAG GGTTTCTCAATACCACCTTCCTCCTCATGGGGTGTGCTCGTGAACATAACCAGCTTTTAGCGGATTTTCATCATATTGGGAGCATCAAAGTGACTGAGGTCCTCAACATCTTAGAGAAGTCTCAGATTGTTGGTGCAGCATCCTCCAGGCAAGATCCTGCTTGGGGTGTCGTCTTAGGCCTCCTGTTTGCCTTCAGGGACTGA
- the LYPD4 gene encoding ly6/PLAUR domain-containing protein 4 isoform X2 gives MGPQHLRLVQLFCLLGAISTLPRAGALLCYEATASRFRAVAFHNWKWLLMRNMVCKLQEGCEETLVFIETGTARGVVGFKGCSSSSSYPAQISYLVSPPGVSIASYSRVCRSYLCNNLTNLEPFVKLKASAPKSITSASHSCPTCVGEHMKDCLPNFVTTNSCPLAASTCYSSTLKFQAGFLNTTFLLMGCAREHNQLLADFHHIGSIKVTEVLNILEKSQIVGAASSRQDPAWGVVLGLLFAFRD, from the exons ATGGGACCCCAGCATTTGAGACTTGTGCAGCTGTTCTGCCTTCTAGGGGCCATCTCCACTCTGCCTC GGGCTGGAGCTCTTTTGTGCTATGAAGCAACAGCCTCAAGATTCAGAGCTGTTGCTTTCCATAACTGGAAGTGGCTTCTGATGAGGAACATGGTGTGTAAGCTGCAAGAGGGCTGCGAGGAGACGCTAGTGTTCATTGAGACAG GGACTGCAAGGGGAGTCGTGGGCTTTAAAGGCTGCAGCTCGTCTTCGTCTTACCCTGCGCAAATCTCCTACCTTGTTTCCCCACCCGGAGTGTCCATTGCCTCCTACAGTCGCGTCTGCCGGTCTTATCTCTGCAACAACCTCACcaatttggagccttttgtgaaACTCAAGGCCAGCGCTCCTAAGTCTATCACATCTGCGTCCCATAGCTGCCCGACCTGTGTGGGCGAGCACATGAAGGATTGCCTCCCAAATTTTGTCACCACTAATTCTTGCCCCTTGGCTGCTTCTACGTGTTACAGTTCCACCTTAAAATTTCAGGCAG GGTTTCTCAATACCACCTTCCTCCTCATGGGGTGTGCTCGTGAACATAACCAGCTTTTAGCGGATTTTCATCATATTGGGAGCATCAAAGTGACTGAGGTCCTCAACATCTTAGAGAAGTCTCAGATTGTTGGTGCAGCATCCTCCAGGCAAGATCCTGCTTGGGGTGTCGTCTTAGGCCTCCTGTTTGCCTTCAGGGACTGA